The DNA region GGCAAGGGGGAGCTTCGGCGAGCAGATGGGCAAGATCCTCCCGGAGATCGAGCGGGTCATGCTCTCCGAAAGGCCAGACCGGTTTCTGGTCCTCGGGGACACCAACAGCAGCCTCGCGGCCATAATGGCCAAGCGTCTCGGCATACCCGTATACCACATGGAAGCGGGTAACCGCTGCTACGACGACCGCGTCCCCGAGGAGGTAAACCGCCGCATTATCGACCACTCGAGCGACATACTGCTTCCATACACCGAGCGCAGCCGGGCAAACCTCATACGCGAAGGGATACCGGGAGAACGCATATATGTGACCGGGAACCCGATCTATGAAGTGTTAGAGCACTTCAAGCCCCGGATAGAAGTGAGCACCGCCCTCTCGGACCTGGGCCTGGAAGAGGGCAACTACTTCCTCGTCACCCTGCACAGGGCGGAGAACGTGGACGTGGAGGAACGGCTGGGAAAATTCGTCGAGGCCTTCGACCTGCTCCACAAAGAGTACGGCATCCCCGTAGTCTGCAGCCTCCACCCCAGGACACGGAAGAGGCTGGAGAAGCTCAAGAGAAAAATGGGAGGCGGGGTGCGCGCCATAGAGCCGCTCGGGCTCTTCGACTTCGTCCACCTCGAGCAGCGTGCCAGGTGCGTTCTCAGCGATTCCGGCACGGTGCAGGAGGAGTGCTGCATCTTCAAGGTCCCCGCCGTGACGACCCGCGACGTTACGGAGAGGCCCGAGACCATAGAGGCGGGGAGCAACATGCTGAGCGGGGCGGAGCCGGAGTCCATATTGCGGTGCGTCAAGACGGTCCTGGAGCAGCCCCGCGACTGGTCCCCTCCCCCGGAGTATCTCGTAGGGGACGTAAGCAGCACGGTGGTGAAGATAGTGCTCGGATACAAATGGAGGTAGCGGGGGACTTATCGCAACCCCCGCTTGCCGCGACAAGACACGAAAACCATGCGGGCATAGTTTAGCTGCGGGACGGTATGAAGCTCCTTATTGTTGACCATAGCCCGTTCGTCGGCGGGGCGACAAGGGTCATGTCGAACCTGCTGGAGCTCTTCGACAGAAAAGAGTTCCACTCCGTAATGGTCTGTCCGCCGGGCTCCGACTCGGTAGCGCACTTCGAGGATATGGGCATCGAGGTAAACACCGTCCCCATGCCCTGGTTTACAAGGCGGGCGAGCATCCCGAAATACCTTTCCTATCTCTTCGGTCTTCTCCTCGCGTCATACCGAATAACAAGGCTCCTGTACGGGAAAAAAATCGACATAGTCCACGCCAACTCTTTTATCGCAAGCCTGTACTGCATAATACCCGCGCTCATTTCCCGAAGGCCCATGGTCTGGCATATGCACGACATACTGGAGGCCGACGGCTTTAACAGGCTTTTTATCAGGCTGTCGGGGTTCGGGGCCCGGAAGATAGTATGCCCCTCGGAGGCGGTAAAAAAAGGGCTTGTGGAGTTTGGCGTAGACCCTGAAAAATGTGTCGTAATCTACAACTCCATGCGGGAGGTCAAGGACGGCGTGGGCCGCGGCGGGTTCAGAGAGGAACTGAACGTCGACAAAGAGACCGTCCTTATAGGGATGGTGGGCTTTATAACCGAATGGAAAGGGCAGGCGGTCTTTGTAAGGACCGTCCCCGACGTGGTCAAGAGCTTCCCACGCGTTAAGTTCGTAATCGTGGGAGACGCCATGCTCGACTCCGACAGGGAGTACAGGGAGGGGCTCCACAGCTTTGTCGAAGAGAACGGAATAGGCGACAGGGTAATCTTCACGGGCCACCGGAAAGACGTCCTCGATATCATGGCGGACCTGGACATTGTGGTCCATGCCTCCTTATCGCCGGATCCGCTACCCACAGTAGTGCTTGAGGCCATGAGCGCCGGCAGACCGGTCATAGCGACCGACGTGGGCGGCTGCGCGGAGATGGTCACCGACGGCGTGAACGGATTTTTGATACGGCCGCAAGACCCAAAGGGCCTCGCCGAATGTATCGTGAAGCTGGCCACGGACCCGGACTTAAGGGAGAGGATGGGGCGGGAAGGCTCCGCCATCCTCAAGGAGAAGTTCTCGCCGGACGAGAACCTGAGGAAGATAAGGCAGGTTTATAAAGAAGTGTCCGAAGGATAAAAAATTCTGGGGGTACGGCAACAGAACTTAAAGGGGGCTCTCTT from Thermodesulfobacteriota bacterium includes:
- the wecB gene encoding UDP-N-acetylglucosamine 2-epimerase (non-hydrolyzing) — its product is MKVMTVLGTRPEIIRLSLIVKKLDSLCDHVLVHTGQNYDENLNEVFLDQLKVRDPDHHLGARGSFGEQMGKILPEIERVMLSERPDRFLVLGDTNSSLAAIMAKRLGIPVYHMEAGNRCYDDRVPEEVNRRIIDHSSDILLPYTERSRANLIREGIPGERIYVTGNPIYEVLEHFKPRIEVSTALSDLGLEEGNYFLVTLHRAENVDVEERLGKFVEAFDLLHKEYGIPVVCSLHPRTRKRLEKLKRKMGGGVRAIEPLGLFDFVHLEQRARCVLSDSGTVQEECCIFKVPAVTTRDVTERPETIEAGSNMLSGAEPESILRCVKTVLEQPRDWSPPPEYLVGDVSSTVVKIVLGYKWR
- a CDS encoding glycosyltransferase family 4 protein, translating into MKLLIVDHSPFVGGATRVMSNLLELFDRKEFHSVMVCPPGSDSVAHFEDMGIEVNTVPMPWFTRRASIPKYLSYLFGLLLASYRITRLLYGKKIDIVHANSFIASLYCIIPALISRRPMVWHMHDILEADGFNRLFIRLSGFGARKIVCPSEAVKKGLVEFGVDPEKCVVIYNSMREVKDGVGRGGFREELNVDKETVLIGMVGFITEWKGQAVFVRTVPDVVKSFPRVKFVIVGDAMLDSDREYREGLHSFVEENGIGDRVIFTGHRKDVLDIMADLDIVVHASLSPDPLPTVVLEAMSAGRPVIATDVGGCAEMVTDGVNGFLIRPQDPKGLAECIVKLATDPDLRERMGREGSAILKEKFSPDENLRKIRQVYKEVSEG